One stretch of Toxoplasma gondii ME49 chromosome XI, whole genome shotgun sequence DNA includes these proteins:
- a CDS encoding hypothetical protein (encoded by transcript TGME49_313680~Predicted trans-membrane domain (TMHMM2.0):74-97:100-123:325-348:367-390:410-430:439-462), whose product MYAVSVGVEEPEGGRRGSLRSRSPPSPARSSRTCSDMAKSRVPDVHYAPGKGPTQALRVACEKGRRRRLIKWACIISYISIFMSILFGVAAMICGVMGDVILSLVALAFETWIDMLSSVAVIWRFQEDEALNNGPSGLGPPPLYKANRSASAPLAKREDSTVSTALTTSKDAGGEKPKRTVSVSSLATPGSPKTSPSSPLGSSPRSCASVPSPVNRLDGASSPYECVRPDLSVGEQGSLNKQESQTPAQEAACTGSAEKVPPAEPVAVSRLCSASSPPLSSVSPAGNFEVHPNNQTSSPFPQPSSPPPLNRSVSYAARERQSSMAVGALFIALSLWVSIHALCDLVISARRGETGAQGGETSAVSSEYRSALFTCILCWPSALIFGTLALVKFDLAARLRSQVLGRDAMCSAFGVALSLVAGIVSFVALGRVPPGIHDNAAAYNVTSYDAIAALVIGGMMLLEGIRTVMTNWKPTPQELLSSNQILIIASPSAYTES is encoded by the exons ATGTATGCCGTATCAGTAGGGGTGGAGGAGCCGGAgggggggagaagagggtcCCTACGTTCAAggtctcctccttcccctGCAAGAAGTTCTCGGACTTGCTCGGATATGGCGAAATCGCGGGTGCCCGATGTACACTACGCTCCTGGAAAGGGTCCGACGCAGGCTCTGCGCGTTGCCTGTGAAAaggggcgaagaagaaggctcaTCAAATGGGCTTGCATCATCTCCTACATTTCCATCTTCATGAGCATCCTGTTCGGCGTTGCCGCCATGATCTGCGGGGTCAT GGGAGATGTCATTCTGTCCCTCGTCGCCCTCGCGTTCGAAACGTGGATCGACAtgctctcctctgtcgccgtCATCTGGCGTTTccaagaagacgaggcgctGA ACAACGGCCCTTCGGGTCTCGGTCCTCCGCCCCTGTACAAAGCGAACCGTTCTGCCTCTGCACCGTTGGCGAAACGCGAGGACTCGACTGTCTCTACAGCTCTCACAACTAGCAAGGACGCTGGAGGCGAGAAACCGAAGCGGAcggtctctgtgtcttcgttGGCCACCCCGGGCTCTCCGAAGACATCGCCGTCGTCTCCGTTgggttcttctcctcgctcatGCGCCTCTGTACCATCTCCGGTGAATCGTCTGGATGGCGCATCATCGCCGTACGAGTGCGTCAGGCCGGACCTGTCTGTAGGCGAGCAGGGGAGTCTCAACAAGCAGGAGAGTCAGACCCCTGCTCAAGAGGCCGCGTGCACCGGTTCGGCTGAGAAAGTGCCTCCGGCCGAGCCTGTGGCTGTGTCGCGGCTCTGCTCAGCGAGTTCTCCCCCGCTGAGCTCCGTCTCTCCAGCGGGGAACTTCGAGGTACATCCAAACAACCAAACGtcgtctcccttccctcaaccctcttctcctcctcctctcaaCCGAAGCGTGTCGTACGcggcgcgcgagagacagtCGTCTATGGCTGTCGGGGCTCTCTTcattgctctctctctgtgggtGTCGATACACGCCCTCTGTGACCTCGTTATTTCTGCCAGACGCGGAGAGACTGGTGCTCAAGGTGGCGAGACTTCGGCGGTGTCTAGCGAGTATCGCTCCGCCCTCTTCACGTGCATCCTGTGCTGGCCGAGCGCTCTCATTTTCGGAACGCTCGCTCTTGTCAAATTCGATTTGGCCGCCAGACTCCGAAGTCAAGTTCTGGG GCGAGATGCAATGTGCTCAGCTTTCGGCgtcgcgctgtctctcgtcgctgGGATTGTCAGTTTCGTAGCACTGGGGCGGGTCCCCCCTGGTATCCACGATAATGCAGCTGCGTATAAT GTCACAAGCTACGACGCTATCGCGGCGCTCGTGATTGGAGGCATGATGCTTCTCGAGGGGATTCGAACAGTCATGACGAACTGGAAGCCGACGCCACAGGAGCTCTTGAGTTCCAACCAAATCCTCATTATTGCCAGTCCTAGTGCATACACAGAATCATGA
- a CDS encoding hypothetical protein (encoded by transcript TGME49_313677) gives MGQPPPPGLCRLFGPVNFSHNFPLDDRTSASSLPIFQGEMVLPEVITLAKSLEGCEEERMKCLVRHHMTDNVVCWSQRCRKNPKMQQTFPQLVDSSSNFRAG, from the exons ATGGGACAACCTCCGCCTCCAGGCCTTTGCCG ACTCTTTGGTCCTGTAAACTTCAGCCACAATTTCCCCCTCGACGACAGGAcatctgcgtcttctctacCAATTTTCCAAGGTGAAATGGTACTTCCTGAAGTGATCACACTGGCCAAGTCTCTTGAAGGGTGCGAGGAGGAACGGATGAAATGTCTCGTCAGACATCACATGACTGACAACGTGGTCTGTTGGTCCCAGCGCTGCAGGAAGAATCCAAAGATGCAGCAAACTTTTCCTCAATTAGTGGACTCGAGCAGCAACTTCAGGGCTGGTTAA
- a CDS encoding hypothetical protein (encoded by transcript TGME49_313673) codes for MKTGLFSPTTSLEILYGDSVSGLYFRRRRVKATSIKQRAVLVRPPESSDRHRRLSLRPSRPSHISGCGYCSSERKREAITDGFHLVSQETEETLKY; via the exons ATGAAAACaggccttttctctccaacGACTTCCCTCGAAATTCTGT ATGGCGATTCTGTGTCTGGCCTCTACTTCCGGAGGAGGCGGGTGAAAGCGACGTCCATCAAACAACGCGCAGTGCTAGTCAGACCGCCAGAATCTTCGGACAGACATCGTCGACTGTCGTTGCGGCCCTCGAGGCCGTCACACATTTCGGGATGCGGTTATTGTTcgtcagagagaaagcgagaagcgatTACGGACGGTTTTCACCTCGTCTCTCAAGAAACTGAGGAGACACTGAAATACTAG